The sequence GCTCTCTCCTCCGGTGTTAGAGATTCCCACCGTTTTTGCAGCATCGCCTCTTCATAGTCGCGCCGTTGCTGATTGTAGGTCATGTTTTGGGTTCCCACCCGGAATAAGTAGGTAGAGACCCACACTAGCACCCCACCGATAAGAATCACTTGGCTCCAACGGCCAG is a genomic window of Roseofilum capinflatum BLCC-M114 containing:
- a CDS encoding DUF3007 family protein; the encoded protein is MRRIDVIVMSVALFATGGLVYGLFQLLGLDSLDAGRWSQVILIGGVLVWVSTYLFRVGTQNMTYNQQRRDYEEAMLQKRWESLTPEERAKLEAEVASESDPSISPD